CCGCAGGGGCGAGCTGGATCATGGCGAGCAAGAAGATCGAAAGTGCGGCCGCCGTCTTGACGGTGGGCCGGCGCCGCAACGTATTCGCCTGCCTGTGAATCATGATTCGCCTCCTGGCCGGGTCCTGATCAAGCGTTCTTCCTTCGGCTCCAATCTCCTTCCTGCGGAGGATGGGGGAAGATGACAGCTCGGACGACGCGAGGGGGGACCATGGGGGACAAGCTGACGTTCGTGCCGGGACAGCCTGCGTGGGCCGACCTGGGGACACCGGACCTGGGGGCGGCAACGAGGTTCTACGGGCAGCTGCTTGGATGGACAGTGGAGAGCGGCGGGCCGGATGCAGGCGGCTACGCGATGGGGAAGCTGGACGGCGACGACGTCGCGGGGTTCGGTCCCCAGCAAGGTGGCGGCAAGCCCTACTGGACCCCGTACTTCGCCACGCCGGACACCGACGCGACGGCGGCAGCGGTCAAGGACGCCGGCGGACAGGTCATGGTGCCGCCCATGGACATCTTCAGCGTGGGCCGTATGGCGATGTTCACGGACCCCGAAGGCGCCACGTTCTCGGTCTGGGAGGCCAAGGACCACCACGGCGCAGACCGCATCCAGGCCCCCGGAGCGATCACTTGGTTCGAGCACTACACGCGGGACGCCACGGCCACGAGGTCGTTCTACGAGTCGGTCTTCGCGTGGACGTGCAAGGAGTCGTCCATCGGAGGCGGCAACTACACCGAGTTCCGTCCCGTGGGCCTGGACAGGGACTTCGGCGGGATCATGCAGATGGGGGCCGAGTTTCCGCAGGAGGTACCTGCGCACTGGCTGGTGTACTTCGGGACGAACGACTGCGACGCTTCTGCCGCCAAGGCCACGGAGCTGGGCGGCAAAGTCGTCCACGGGCCCCAGGACATCTCCGGAGTGGGCAGGTTCGTCGTCCTGGAGGACCCGCAGGGGGCCGTGTTCGCGCTCGTCTCGTGGGGTGCGTAGGGTCTAGGATCCCCATCAGTGGTCTTGCCCGCTGATTGCGAACCGGCCGGGGTCGAGGTAGCGAGGGGGGCTGGGAGTGGCTAGGGGCGGAGTGGGTTCAGTGCGTGGGCGGCGGGGGTCGCTGCTGCTCGTGGTTGTCTTGGCTGCCGGTTCTCTCGTTGCCGCGGCCGGTCCAGTTGTGGCTGATGTGTCCGCGGTGCGAGGGGAAGCCTACGGTTACTTCAGCCTCGTCAGGCTGTACGACGGGGATGCTGAGTCTCGGGGACCCGCGCCGGTCGTGACTCTCGCGCCGGATGCTTCCAACAGCCCTCAGATGGCCAATGCGACGAGCGGACTCGTCCAGTATGGGTCCGCGACTTTCTTCTCGACAGGCCCGATTGATGTCGCCACCCAGGGGGCGCTCGGTCCGGCGGGGTCGGTTACCAGCTCGACGAGCATCTCGGGCATCAACGTCTCCGGAACGGAGGAGGTTCTCACCGCCTCTTCGGCGTCCAGCATGTGCACCGTGTCCGAGGCGGGCGCGGAAGGGTCGACGACGATCGTCGACGGTGTGCTTCGAGTCTCCGAGGGCACCCCGAACCCAGGTGACGAAGTCTATGTCGGCGTACCGACCAGCCCG
The sequence above is a segment of the Actinomycetota bacterium genome. Coding sequences within it:
- a CDS encoding VOC family protein gives rise to the protein MGDKLTFVPGQPAWADLGTPDLGAATRFYGQLLGWTVESGGPDAGGYAMGKLDGDDVAGFGPQQGGGKPYWTPYFATPDTDATAAAVKDAGGQVMVPPMDIFSVGRMAMFTDPEGATFSVWEAKDHHGADRIQAPGAITWFEHYTRDATATRSFYESVFAWTCKESSIGGGNYTEFRPVGLDRDFGGIMQMGAEFPQEVPAHWLVYFGTNDCDASAAKATELGGKVVHGPQDISGVGRFVVLEDPQGAVFALVSWGA